One part of the Anaeromyxobacter sp. Fw109-5 genome encodes these proteins:
- a CDS encoding thiosulfate oxidation carrier protein SoxY has product MTSAAVGLWIRPAWGDGARDGPRRSSSLARDHRPVLHLPETTRNGAKVPILVEMAHPMTEDHHITRVQVVNATDPVPLKGDFHLTPGNGRVYLAFQARMHGGASEVSVTAECNRHGEWSTTRTIEIPADAGGCAGTAPSEGGPTLPDDIRGPAIRIAELVERGRLRRGELVHASVKMRHPSRTGLALRDGRFVQESEPLHLEELEVHYGGQRVSRFSLTPALADDPFITFCLLARVEGPLTVLLTNNRGRRFEATHDLRFS; this is encoded by the coding sequence ATGACGTCGGCCGCCGTGGGGCTCTGGATCCGGCCGGCCTGGGGCGACGGCGCCCGCGACGGACCCCGCCGCTCCTCCTCGCTCGCGCGCGATCACCGTCCGGTGCTCCACCTCCCGGAGACGACCCGGAACGGCGCGAAGGTTCCGATCCTGGTGGAGATGGCGCACCCGATGACCGAGGACCACCACATCACCCGCGTCCAGGTGGTCAACGCGACGGACCCCGTCCCGCTGAAGGGCGACTTCCACCTCACGCCGGGGAATGGGCGCGTCTACCTCGCGTTCCAGGCGCGGATGCACGGCGGCGCCTCGGAGGTGTCGGTCACGGCCGAGTGCAACCGCCACGGCGAGTGGTCCACCACGCGCACGATCGAGATCCCCGCGGACGCGGGCGGCTGTGCCGGGACCGCGCCCTCGGAGGGGGGGCCCACCCTCCCCGACGACATCCGCGGGCCCGCGATCCGGATCGCGGAGCTGGTGGAGCGCGGCAGGCTCCGTCGCGGAGAGCTCGTCCACGCGAGCGTGAAGATGAGGCATCCGAGCCGGACCGGCCTCGCGCTCCGCGACGGGCGCTTCGTGCAGGAGTCGGAGCCGCTCCACCTCGAGGAGCTGGAGGTCCACTACGGCGGCCAGCGCGTGAGCCGCTTCTCGCTCACCCCGGCGCTGGCCGACGATCCGTTCATCACGTTCTGTCTGCTGGCGCGGGTGGAAGGGCCGCTCACGGTCCTCCTCACCAACAACCGGGGCCGGCGCTTCGAGGCGACGCACGACCTCCGCTTCTCCTGA
- a CDS encoding cytochrome c — translation MIRASLLLLLAIAAVACKGYRPQGFDEPRTLGGKVVPAEVLTEGERAYVQYCRACHGDKGDGKGPAAKGLRPPPRDFTLGVFKFAAVQGGMLPNDEDLERIVRSGLHGTAMLAWDGVPEHKVREIVQYLKTFSPRWKDEEPGEAIRPTPDPWAGREADAVARGRKLYHGLAQCLSCHPAYASRAFISQASKELTGNATSSFREDMYGAVLTDSDYGVKLLPPDFVRSELRSVRPEHRKEDLYRVIASGVGGTAMPTWQGSLPEEDLWALVHFVDSLVALKGTDAARRLADENRAADAAWKPPTPDRK, via the coding sequence ATGATCCGCGCGTCGCTGCTCCTGCTCCTCGCGATCGCCGCCGTGGCCTGCAAGGGCTACCGGCCGCAGGGCTTCGACGAGCCGCGGACGCTCGGGGGCAAGGTGGTGCCGGCCGAGGTGCTCACCGAGGGCGAGCGCGCCTACGTGCAGTACTGCCGCGCATGCCACGGCGACAAGGGCGACGGCAAGGGGCCCGCGGCGAAGGGGCTGCGTCCCCCGCCGCGCGACTTCACCCTGGGAGTGTTCAAGTTCGCCGCCGTGCAGGGCGGCATGCTCCCGAACGACGAGGACCTCGAGCGCATCGTCCGCAGCGGCCTGCACGGCACCGCCATGCTGGCGTGGGACGGGGTCCCGGAGCACAAGGTCCGGGAGATCGTCCAGTACCTGAAGACGTTCTCGCCGCGCTGGAAGGACGAGGAGCCCGGGGAGGCCATCCGGCCCACGCCCGACCCCTGGGCCGGGCGGGAGGCGGACGCGGTGGCGCGCGGCCGGAAGCTCTACCACGGCCTCGCCCAGTGCCTCTCCTGCCACCCGGCGTACGCGTCGAGAGCCTTCATCAGCCAGGCCTCGAAGGAGCTGACCGGCAACGCCACCAGCTCGTTCCGCGAGGACATGTACGGGGCGGTCCTCACGGACAGCGACTACGGCGTGAAGCTGCTCCCGCCGGACTTCGTGCGCTCCGAGCTGCGCTCCGTCCGGCCGGAGCATCGGAAGGAGGATCTGTACCGGGTCATCGCCTCCGGGGTCGGAGGGACGGCGATGCCCACCTGGCAGGGCTCGCTGCCGGAGGAGGACCTCTGGGCGCTCGTGCACTTCGTGGACTCGCTCGTGGCGCTGAAGGGCACGGACGCGGCGCGCCGGCTGGCCGACGAGAACCGGGCGGCCGACGCGGCGTGGAAGCCCCCCACGCCTGACCGGAAGTGA
- a CDS encoding rhodanese-like domain-containing protein yields MRKIPAALGLAVVLGAFADAAQPGAGGSPGRTATSEQLARFFDRTKGMTRVVPASDVWESLHAGRSRYLVVDVRPADEYAKGHVPGAISIPVDVLFLEGSLAKLPSGRTPMILLVCQSGHVESMALGGLAALGYEPYVMRFGMIGWNAETRVKAGAPGQEPDTVRGVGGPIER; encoded by the coding sequence ATGCGCAAGATCCCGGCGGCACTGGGGCTGGCGGTGGTCCTCGGCGCCTTCGCCGACGCGGCGCAGCCCGGCGCAGGAGGTTCACCCGGCCGGACCGCGACGAGCGAGCAGCTCGCCAGGTTCTTCGACCGGACGAAGGGGATGACCCGGGTGGTCCCCGCCTCCGACGTGTGGGAGAGCCTCCACGCCGGCCGGAGCAGGTACCTCGTCGTCGACGTCCGCCCCGCGGACGAGTACGCGAAGGGCCACGTCCCCGGGGCGATCAGCATCCCGGTCGACGTGCTCTTCCTGGAAGGAAGCCTGGCGAAGCTGCCGTCCGGCCGGACGCCGATGATCCTCCTCGTGTGCCAGAGCGGGCACGTGGAGTCCATGGCCCTCGGCGGGCTCGCCGCCTTGGGCTACGAGCCGTACGTGATGCGGTTCGGCATGATCGGCTGGAACGCCGAGACGAGGGTGAAGGCCGGCGCGCCCGGCCAGGAGCCCGACACCGTCCGAGGCGTGGGCGGCCCGATCGAGAGGTAG
- a CDS encoding cbb3-type cytochrome c oxidase subunit I, whose amino-acid sequence MTPAQALMEEAQPIHPAPTSFWRRYVFSIDHKMIAKQFLWAGLLFLLVGGALAMLIRWQWGFPYRPVPLVGRLLFGESGVIGPATYQQIFTTHGLVMIFFAVTPVLIGTFGNLLIPLMIGARDMAFPRLNMYSFWTFLLSQLLVLASFFAPLGSAGAGWTTYTPLSTNVGMPGMGQTLVVAAIFVTGVSSTMGAVNYITTVIRLRAPGMTYMRLPLTIWGLWLTAILNALFVPVLGSAALLLLLDRSFGTEFFVAGASAVRGGGDPILWQHLFWIFGHPEVYIMILPAWGILGDVLSFFARKPHHWYRGTVWAMVLVTVLSAMVYGHHMFMTGMSPLLGEGFMLFTLLISIPSMVVVVNWVLTLWQGSLRYDTPMLFALGTVFVFGVGGLTGLFLGDISMDLYLHDTMFVVGHFHFTMAAASVMGAFTGIYFWFPKMFGRRLGERLGKIHFWFTFLGLTLVFGGQLLAGYAGQERRLFDPFQYTFIQGLRGLNRWTSYFAFALFTGQLFFVVNFFRGVFGRRAAPAGPNPWHVTTLEWTATSSPPPFHNFDRIPEVVRGPHELSNPEVRRLTGRDFAGQAELLPGDGAAAVAARKG is encoded by the coding sequence ATGACGCCCGCGCAGGCGCTCATGGAGGAGGCGCAGCCGATCCACCCGGCGCCGACCTCGTTCTGGCGGAGGTACGTCTTCTCGATCGACCACAAGATGATCGCGAAGCAGTTCCTGTGGGCGGGGCTGCTGTTCCTGCTGGTGGGCGGCGCGCTCGCCATGCTGATCCGCTGGCAGTGGGGGTTCCCGTACCGGCCCGTGCCGCTGGTGGGGAGGCTGCTCTTCGGCGAGTCGGGCGTGATCGGGCCGGCGACGTACCAGCAGATCTTCACCACGCACGGGCTCGTCATGATCTTCTTCGCCGTGACGCCCGTGCTCATCGGCACGTTCGGGAACCTGCTCATCCCGCTCATGATCGGCGCGCGCGACATGGCCTTCCCGCGCCTCAACATGTACTCGTTCTGGACCTTCCTGCTGTCGCAGCTGCTGGTCCTCGCCTCGTTCTTCGCCCCGCTCGGCTCCGCGGGCGCCGGGTGGACGACGTACACGCCGCTCTCGACGAACGTGGGCATGCCGGGGATGGGCCAGACGCTCGTCGTCGCCGCCATCTTCGTCACCGGCGTCTCGTCGACCATGGGGGCGGTGAACTACATCACCACGGTCATCCGGCTCCGAGCGCCGGGGATGACGTACATGCGCCTGCCGCTCACGATCTGGGGCCTGTGGCTGACCGCCATCCTGAACGCCCTGTTCGTGCCGGTGCTCGGCTCGGCGGCGCTCCTGCTCCTGCTCGACCGGAGCTTCGGCACGGAGTTCTTCGTGGCGGGAGCGTCGGCGGTGCGCGGCGGGGGCGATCCCATCCTCTGGCAGCACCTGTTCTGGATCTTCGGCCACCCCGAGGTCTACATCATGATCCTCCCGGCCTGGGGGATCCTCGGCGACGTCCTCTCCTTCTTCGCGCGGAAGCCCCACCACTGGTACCGCGGGACGGTGTGGGCGATGGTCCTCGTGACCGTCCTCTCCGCGATGGTCTACGGCCACCACATGTTCATGACCGGCATGAGCCCGCTCCTGGGCGAGGGCTTCATGCTCTTCACGCTCCTCATCAGCATCCCGTCGATGGTGGTGGTGGTGAACTGGGTCCTCACCCTCTGGCAGGGCTCGCTCCGCTACGACACGCCGATGCTCTTCGCGCTCGGGACGGTCTTCGTCTTCGGCGTCGGCGGGCTCACCGGGCTCTTCCTGGGTGACATCAGCATGGACCTCTACCTCCACGACACGATGTTCGTGGTCGGCCACTTCCACTTCACGATGGCGGCGGCCTCGGTGATGGGGGCGTTCACCGGGATCTACTTCTGGTTCCCCAAGATGTTCGGACGGCGGCTCGGCGAGCGGCTCGGGAAGATCCACTTCTGGTTCACCTTCCTCGGGCTCACGCTGGTCTTCGGCGGGCAGCTCCTCGCCGGGTACGCGGGCCAGGAGCGGCGGCTCTTCGATCCGTTCCAGTACACGTTCATCCAGGGGCTCCGCGGCCTGAACCGGTGGACGAGCTACTTCGCGTTCGCGCTCTTCACGGGGCAGCTCTTCTTCGTCGTGAACTTCTTCAGGGGTGTCTTCGGCAGGCGCGCCGCCCCGGCCGGCCCGAACCCGTGGCACGTGACGACGCTCGAGTGGACGGCGACCAGCTCGCCTCCGCCGTTCCACAACTTCGATCGGATCCCCGAGGTCGTCCGGGGGCCCCACGAGCTCTCGAACCCCGAGGTGCGGCGGCTCACCGGCAGGGACTTCGCGGGACAGGCGGAGCTCCTGCCGGGCGACGGCGCGGCGGCGGTCGCGGCCAGGAAGGGCTGA
- a CDS encoding metallophosphoesterase: MEHNQRERSELHEVLQGSGERPDRSLVITRRTFLHRSLLTGTAGAAAYGWFPLINTLDLALGAQQGFKFAWISDTHLYPKDVNTRFVDKAVRATKEVIAMRPAADFLMFGGDLAQLGDPVELDLGNEILKEVKIKKYFIPGEHDWYLDMGQRWTKLFGQPNWTFDHKGVRFVGLDTVSRGPDYWTAKKMSPKERMGHMATLDGSVAGAWAGVGRDQLEWLGKTLSDWRKDAPVVVFSHNPLYEYYPPWNFWVRDWREVNEVLRPFTNVTNIHGHTHQVLYNELGKMRSIGMLATSWPWPYAPQGVPALTKCMVRADPGDHFDGVGWSSLTLTAANKVENEYVMWRKDVLAEAATDSGCADNVNQETHPRVADQAWPYYGAYK; the protein is encoded by the coding sequence ATGGAACACAATCAGAGAGAGCGAAGCGAGCTGCACGAAGTGCTGCAAGGCTCCGGCGAGCGCCCCGACCGTTCGCTGGTCATCACCCGCCGCACCTTCCTCCACAGGTCGCTGCTGACCGGGACGGCGGGCGCGGCCGCCTACGGTTGGTTCCCGCTGATCAACACGCTCGACCTGGCCCTCGGTGCGCAGCAGGGGTTCAAGTTCGCCTGGATCTCCGACACGCACCTGTATCCCAAGGACGTCAACACGCGCTTCGTCGACAAGGCGGTGCGCGCGACCAAGGAGGTCATCGCGATGAGGCCCGCCGCGGACTTCCTCATGTTCGGCGGCGACCTCGCCCAGCTCGGCGATCCCGTGGAGCTCGACCTCGGCAACGAGATCCTCAAGGAGGTGAAGATCAAGAAGTACTTCATCCCGGGGGAGCACGACTGGTACCTCGACATGGGGCAGCGGTGGACGAAGCTGTTCGGCCAGCCCAACTGGACGTTCGACCACAAGGGCGTCCGCTTCGTCGGGCTCGACACGGTGAGCCGCGGCCCGGACTACTGGACGGCCAAGAAGATGAGCCCCAAGGAGCGGATGGGCCACATGGCCACGCTCGACGGGAGCGTGGCCGGGGCGTGGGCCGGCGTCGGGCGCGATCAGCTGGAGTGGCTCGGCAAGACGCTGTCGGACTGGCGCAAGGACGCGCCCGTCGTCGTCTTCAGCCACAACCCGCTCTACGAGTACTACCCGCCCTGGAACTTCTGGGTGCGCGACTGGCGGGAGGTGAACGAGGTCCTGCGGCCTTTCACCAACGTCACCAACATCCACGGCCACACGCACCAGGTCCTCTACAACGAGCTCGGCAAGATGCGCTCCATCGGCATGCTCGCCACCTCCTGGCCGTGGCCCTACGCGCCGCAGGGCGTGCCGGCGCTGACGAAGTGCATGGTCCGCGCCGATCCCGGCGACCACTTCGACGGCGTCGGCTGGTCGTCCCTGACGCTCACCGCCGCGAACAAGGTGGAGAACGAGTACGTCATGTGGCGGAAGGACGTCCTCGCGGAGGCCGCGACCGACTCGGGATGCGCGGACAACGTCAACCAGGAGACGCACCCGCGCGTCGCCGACCAGGCCTGGCCCTACTACGGCGCCTACAAGTGA
- a CDS encoding cytochrome c oxidase subunit 3, with product MAQREERGREPAPGLVRDLTRYRRRPHGAERTAYVGMAVFLGSWAMLFVALFFAYAFLRARAPSWPPLDAPPLPRLLPGLNTLVIAASSAAVVRATRSQELRRPRGVTAALAAAVVLGAIFLLVQGVVWSGLWRQGLVPAGGPYPSVFYAFTAFHALHVVVGLAALAWLAVRARAGGESLRTDVRLWGWYWHFVGVVWGVLYLTVYLA from the coding sequence ATGGCCCAGCGCGAGGAACGCGGCCGCGAGCCGGCGCCCGGCCTCGTGCGCGACCTCACCCGTTACCGGCGCCGCCCGCACGGCGCGGAGCGCACCGCCTACGTCGGCATGGCCGTGTTCCTCGGCTCCTGGGCGATGCTCTTCGTGGCGCTGTTCTTCGCGTACGCGTTCCTGCGCGCCCGGGCGCCGAGCTGGCCGCCGCTCGACGCCCCGCCGCTCCCGCGCCTGCTCCCGGGCCTGAACACGCTCGTCATCGCGGCGTCCAGCGCGGCGGTGGTGCGCGCCACCCGGTCGCAGGAGCTTCGCCGGCCCCGCGGCGTGACGGCGGCGCTCGCGGCCGCGGTCGTGCTCGGGGCGATCTTCCTCCTCGTGCAGGGGGTGGTGTGGAGCGGCCTCTGGCGGCAAGGGCTCGTGCCGGCCGGCGGTCCTTACCCGTCGGTGTTCTACGCGTTCACCGCGTTCCACGCGCTGCACGTGGTCGTCGGGCTGGCCGCGCTGGCGTGGCTCGCCGTCCGCGCGCGCGCCGGCGGCGAGTCCCTCCGCACGGACGTGCGGCTGTGGGGCTGGTACTGGCACTTCGTCGGCGTCGTGTGGGGAGTGCTCTACCTGACCGTCTACCTGGCGTGA
- a CDS encoding c-type cytochrome — protein MKIARYGFVAAGAFLGLMMISQALAHKAKHSPEQLKAFEDVFMEQVRLGDLLFHGDEAAQKKLGVQLSKTGMACAMCHPFGTDVHPHEFPKFQEQIGQFATLRDMINWCVEKPNEGVKLEPDSPAMKALETYIYYSNRGSTLDPGRH, from the coding sequence ATGAAGATCGCGCGATACGGGTTCGTCGCGGCGGGCGCCTTCCTCGGGCTCATGATGATCTCCCAGGCGCTCGCTCACAAGGCGAAGCACTCGCCCGAGCAGCTCAAGGCGTTCGAGGACGTGTTCATGGAGCAGGTCCGGCTGGGGGACCTGCTCTTCCACGGTGACGAGGCGGCGCAGAAGAAGCTCGGGGTCCAGCTCTCCAAGACGGGGATGGCCTGCGCCATGTGCCATCCGTTCGGCACGGACGTCCACCCGCACGAGTTCCCCAAGTTCCAGGAGCAGATCGGCCAGTTCGCCACCCTCCGGGACATGATCAACTGGTGCGTCGAGAAGCCGAACGAGGGCGTGAAGCTCGAGCCGGACTCGCCCGCCATGAAGGCGCTGGAGACGTACATCTACTATTCCAATCGAGGCAGCACGCTCGACCCGGGGAGACATTGA